The Bacteroidota bacterium genomic sequence ATTTAATGTCGTTCAGAGTTAAAGGAGGAGCAAAAGAAACCAGAAAAGTATTCGATGCTTTCGAAAGAATATGGCGTGCTACCGATCTTGGCAGAATAAAATCTGTTGCGACAATCCCATCCATTTCAACACATTCGCAGCAAGGCGAAGAAGGAAGAAAACTTGCCGATATTCCACCAAACTTAATTAGACTTTGCGTTGGAGCAGAACATCCTGATGACATAATCAATGACATTAAACAAGCTCTGGAAGTTTTAGATGGAAAAAAGATAACATATACCTCTCCTGAATTTTCTGCCGGTGGAGCTTCATCTGCTACACTTCAGAGAAGTTGATAAATGAGATAGTTTGTAAAGTTGAAAGTAAGAGGAATGCGAATTAGTAGATTTGAAGATATTCTATCTTAGCAAAAAGCGAAAGAATTGGCAAAACTAATATATTCAATATTTTCCAAAAGTAAGGATTATGGATTTATAGACCATATCCTCCGAGCTTCTGTATCAATTATGAATAAAATCTCAGAAGGCTTTGAACGACAAACAAATGCTGAATTTAGACAATTTCTATATATTGCAAAAGTATCTTGTAGCAAAGTTCGTTAAATACTATAACTGGCAAAGGATTTAGAAAAAATAAACAATGAAGAATTTAAAATTGCTTATTCATTAGCAATGTATATATCAAAACTATTATCAGGTAGTAAAAACTTTATAAATTTCAACTAATCTTATATGAAAAATCCACTATTATTCTATTCGACAAATCAAAAAGCCAAACCTTTAACTTTTGGCGAAGCATTGATAAAAGGATTAGCTCCTGACAAGGGATTATATATGCCTGAAAAAATTCCCAGCTTTACGAAAGAGGAAATAGCCAGTTTTTCAAAGATGGAATATCACGAAATAGCTTTTGCAGTTGGGAAAAAATTTCTATATGGTCAGATCTCAGATGAAAATTTGTTTGAAATAGTAAAAGATGCCTACAATTTTTCTGTACCTCTTGAAAAGGTTTATGACAACAAATTCGTCATGCGATTAGATCAAGGACCAACTGCTTCCTTTAAGGATTTTGCTGCCCGAATGATGGGACGTTTAATGCAATATTTTTTAAAAATAAATAACAGGAATCTTCTTATTCTTACTGCCACTTCTGGAGATACTGGCAGTGCTATCGCAAATGCTTTTTATGGATTAAACAATATTAAAGTTCTTGTGTTATATCCAAAAACTGAAGTTACCGACAGGCAACGAAAGCAAATGACCACTCTCGGAGAAAACATAAATACAATTGCTCTTGATGGGAAATTCGACGATTGTCAGGCACTTGTAAAAGAAGCATTTTCTGATAGTGAGCTTGATTATTTGAACCTGTCTTCAGCAAACTCTATAAACATTGGGCGTTTAATTCCACAAATTGTATATTATTTCTACTCCTTTGCAAAACTTCGCAAAGGCACTGAAAACGATGATATAATTTTTTCAGTTCCATCAGGCAATTTTGGCGATATGATGGGAGGAATAATTGCCAAAAATATGGGACTTCCTATCAAAAAATTTGTGATTGCAACAAACGAAAACGATGAGTTTCCAAAGTTTTTGTCAAGCGGTGAATACGAAAAAATTGAACCTTCGAAAGATTGCCTATCAAGTGCTATGAATGTGGGTCATCCAAGCAATATTCCTCGTCTGATAGCTCTATACGGCGGTGTTATGGACGAAAAAGGAAATATTTTCAAGCAGCCCGATATGCAAAAACTCAGAAACGACATTTTTGCAATTTGTGTAAACGATGAAGAAACAAAAACAACAATAAAAAATGCTTACGACGAGTATCAACTACTTCTCGAACCACATGGAGCAGTGGGCTGGAAAGGGCTACAAACGTATCTTAGCGAAAATCCTGAAGACAAAAACCAAGTTTGTGTATCATTCGAAACTGCTCATCCGGCTAAATTTCCAGAACAAATAAATAATATCCTCAATTTTGACCCGGAACTACCGGATAGTTTGAAAGGTTTAGAAAACAGACAAGAAATCATTACAGATATGTCAAAAAGTTACATTGATTTTAAAAATTATCTGAAAGATAACTATTAGCAAAAGTTTATCTTCTTTAGGTTCAAATAAAAAAATAAAATCCTAATAATATGAAATATATAATAATTCTTGGGGACGGAATGGCAGATTATCCTCTCGAAAGTCTTGGAAACAAAACCCCATTGATGGCTGCAAATATCCCTAACATTGATAGTCTTGCTACAAATGGAAGATGCGGAAAACTGATAACTGTGCCATCCGATATGCCACCCGGCAGCGAAATTGCAAACATGGCAGTTCTTGGCTACGATGTAAGAAAGGTTTATCAAGGAAGAGGAGTACTCGAAGCAGCAAGCATGGGGGTAGAGCTTGAAAATACCGATATGGCAATGAGAATGAATTTAATTTGTATTGAAAATGAAAAAATCAAAAATCATTCCGCCGGACATATTAGCAACGAAGAATCATACGAATTAATAGATACCCTCAAAAACGAATTGGAAAACGATATTATAAAATTTCATCCTGGTGTGAGCTATCGTCATCTTATGTTAATTAAAAATGGGAAAAACAATATCTCATGTACACCTCCGCACGATGTACCTGGGACACCTTTTAAAGAGGTCTTAGTAAAAGCAAAGGACGATGACAATAGTACAGCAGATTTGTTAAATTCTCTTATTCTGAAATCTCAGAAAATTCTTTCAAGCCATCCGGTAAATAAAAAACGAATTGCAGAAGGAAAAGACCCTGCAAATTCAATTTGGCCATGGTCGCCCGGAAACAAACCAGAAATGAAGACACTTCAGGAAAAATATGGAATTAGCGGAGCTGTAATTTCGGCAGTCGATTTGCTTTACGGAATTGGCTCTTATGCCGGAATGAAAGCAGTGAAAGTTGAAGGTTCAACAGGATTGTACGATACAAATTACGAAGGTAAAGCAAAAGCAGCAGTTGAGGTTTTGAAAGAAGTAGATTTGGTCTATTTACATATCGAGGCTAGCGACGAAGCAGGCCACGAAGGCGATGAAAAACTAAAAGTAAAAACAATAGAATATCTCGACCAAAGAGTTGTGAAATATATTGTTGAAGAAACTGCCAAAATGCAAGAAGAAGTTACAATTGCAGTTATCCCCGACCATCCTACTCCCTGTGCTCTACGAACCCATACTCACGATCCTGTTCCTTTCATTATTTATCACCCGGACATCAAAGCCGATAGTGTTACAGAATACAACGAAGAAAGTACGAAAAAAGGATATTATGGAATTCTTGAGGGAGAGGAATTTATGAAAACTCTTTTGGCTTAATATTTTGAAATACATTCCGATGTTTCCACCAATCGCAATGTCAAGCTTTTTAAGCAATACGATCAAAGTGGATTTAATACATTTTGAATACGATTTTAAAGTAAATTCCCTGCTAGTGCAGATTTGCAATCCGTGCGTCTAACAACATTAAATTAACCTTAATTGTTAAGAAAAATATTTATCTTTGCTAAATGATTGGCAATTACAAAACAAATGAGGTTGATAAAGCATATTTTATCCCAGCAAGTAAATTTCTGGATTACAGCGATTATGGACGCACGGATTGCAAATCCGCACTAGCCAGGAAACCACATTACAAATTATTAAACAAAACCCGATAAATTTCGTGAAACATGTTATTAACAAGAATTATTAGTACAGGGGTAATACTTTTGATGTATTCAATATATTCTTTCTCTCAATCTGATACAGAAATAAAGAGTAATATCATTTACAATCTTCATAAGCAGGCAGATAGTGCTGTAGTTGCAAAATTGGATTCGTTTGACTTTGATGTGATAAAGGAAAACTTAGTGTTGAAAATCCGTTTCAATTGTATAGATAGTTATAGAGATTATGATCAGGTGTATACCTTAAGTTTTCTTAAAAACTATAAAAAGGATACAACTTACCACAATCATTTTCTTGCTAGAAATAGTAATCGTATCTATGAGTCAAAGGATAAAAAGTATAAGCTTCCAGTCGTTTTTGGCGATTTTGATGCAATGTATAAATCTGACAGAAAAAAATACCCCTATCCGTTAACGGATGATTCGCACATAGTGTTTTTAATGATGGATTGCAAAGGATTTGAAATAAAGAAGGTTTGGTTTAATAAAAAAATTCCAGAGCAGTGGTTACGAAAGTAAGCTATATTAATATAAGCTCAGATGAAGTATCATTTGACCAGTTTCCATTTAAAAGATTAGTAATTAACCAGCTCGCGCGGATTGCAAATCCGTGGGTATAATAACACGGATAAACTTTAATTATTAGCCGACATGTTGTTCTTGTTCACAGGTTCTACAAAATGAATAGTAAAACAAGAGATTTACTATTCAATACACTCTTTTTCACATCGCCGCAATATTTTTAAGTTTCACAGATTTGATAAATCCGTCGAGCACGTGCAGGATATGGCTTTTGTCTTCTTTTTCCATTTTTCCGATTTCATCTATGCGTTTTAGCATGGCAGGGTCTTTTAGCAAATCTTCTGATAGCTATCAGAATTGCATAGATTTCTTTGTATCTTCATGAA encodes the following:
- the thrC gene encoding threonine synthase, with amino-acid sequence MKNPLLFYSTNQKAKPLTFGEALIKGLAPDKGLYMPEKIPSFTKEEIASFSKMEYHEIAFAVGKKFLYGQISDENLFEIVKDAYNFSVPLEKVYDNKFVMRLDQGPTASFKDFAARMMGRLMQYFLKINNRNLLILTATSGDTGSAIANAFYGLNNIKVLVLYPKTEVTDRQRKQMTTLGENINTIALDGKFDDCQALVKEAFSDSELDYLNLSSANSINIGRLIPQIVYYFYSFAKLRKGTENDDIIFSVPSGNFGDMMGGIIAKNMGLPIKKFVIATNENDEFPKFLSSGEYEKIEPSKDCLSSAMNVGHPSNIPRLIALYGGVMDEKGNIFKQPDMQKLRNDIFAICVNDEETKTTIKNAYDEYQLLLEPHGAVGWKGLQTYLSENPEDKNQVCVSFETAHPAKFPEQINNILNFDPELPDSLKGLENRQEIITDMSKSYIDFKNYLKDNY
- a CDS encoding cofactor-independent phosphoglycerate mutase is translated as MKYIIILGDGMADYPLESLGNKTPLMAANIPNIDSLATNGRCGKLITVPSDMPPGSEIANMAVLGYDVRKVYQGRGVLEAASMGVELENTDMAMRMNLICIENEKIKNHSAGHISNEESYELIDTLKNELENDIIKFHPGVSYRHLMLIKNGKNNISCTPPHDVPGTPFKEVLVKAKDDDNSTADLLNSLILKSQKILSSHPVNKKRIAEGKDPANSIWPWSPGNKPEMKTLQEKYGISGAVISAVDLLYGIGSYAGMKAVKVEGSTGLYDTNYEGKAKAAVEVLKEVDLVYLHIEASDEAGHEGDEKLKVKTIEYLDQRVVKYIVEETAKMQEEVTIAVIPDHPTPCALRTHTHDPVPFIIYHPDIKADSVTEYNEESTKKGYYGILEGEEFMKTLLA
- a CDS encoding four helix bundle protein, producing MAKLIYSIFSKSKDYGFIDHILRASVSIMNKISEGFERQTNAEFRQFLYIAKVSCSKVR